In Rhodamnia argentea isolate NSW1041297 chromosome 4, ASM2092103v1, whole genome shotgun sequence, the following proteins share a genomic window:
- the LOC115749141 gene encoding receptor-like serine/threonine-protein kinase ALE2 isoform X4 produces MGVVMQVIIAQLVQVCIITFASAVQGSAGAEPPAHQMKSLKSSAPSSLDGSTLRSPLAAPPLLSSSPSPDQRSPVQNAPSPISQPNGSILQPPLASPPLSALPPPKTTELVPLLSPSNPSSFFPHLLAPPPMSTERGVLAPPPSKSPEKAPVHVTPAVSVAPAPTLTPRKHSPAQSPVDNASIPATSPPAGHQRNDSAGHSPVPEASVPTPFPSPPRKIGQSPPAEHPVMPHIAPPVPPVPAASPSNEGTQNSPSVHPHAPEESPSIEAGHHMSPALPPLKERDKMPAAPPSNNAATDLSPAKHPPKGSFDAVSPSVHKAGTPAPSLLPPPSEGHRSPASLPPASFVNHRHTRKAILPPSHSPLPSTDSSGGVAPSPHKTGHIYADAPLPPPPLPSSTGHPISAKSPLPSSNMRRVRGNKISSPPPFSDHRASSPGPVSAPATLPQHKQRHNTSPSPSPGSLVSPPHFTNPPSKSDLPLAPSPSPRTASGHPKIPPSKPPSTNLIVAPPPPIRALPPPPPNQDCSTTTCMEPYTNTPPGSPCGCVWPMQVGLRLSVALYTFFPLVSELAEEIASGVFMKQSQVRIMGANAATEQPEKTIVLIDLVPLGDEFDNTTAFLTFERFWHKQIFINTSYFGDYEVLYVRYPGLPASPPLPPDAAIIDGGPYSANDNNARTNKPLGVDVQRGQHNHGLSGGAVAIIVLSALVAVVLCSVAGWIWIMKHRDRVFRPAPTPQALLPSVAKSPVTAGPILGSGPSSASLSFGSSIPTYAGSARTLSVSDIERATDHFNESRILGEGGFGRVYSGILEDGTKVAVKVLKREDQQGGREFLAEVEMLSRLHHRNLVKLIGICTEERVRCLVYELIPNGSVESHLHGVDKEAAPLDWGARMKIALGAARGLAYLHEDSSPRVIHRDFKASNILLEHDFTPKVSDFGLARTAMDEENRHISTRVMGTFGYVAPEYAMTGHLLVKSDVYSYGVVLLELLTGRKPVDMSQPPGQENLVAWARPLLTSREGLEAILDPCLGPTVPFDSVAKVAAIASMCVQPEVSHRPFMGEVVQALKLVCNECECGEAREAGSRSYSREDLSIDLDPKAGAGSGPSQHPLHGRYSDPDYDSVSNSERGVSVSDFLGTAGYTRPISISFRRYSSSGSLRVGRGRHFWERLRRLSGGSASEHGGTFLGLWPGSN; encoded by the exons ATGGGGGTGGTGATGCAAGTGATCATTGCCCAGCTGGTTCAAGTCTGTATCATCACCTTTGCTTCAGCTGTTCAGGGATCTGCAG GAGCAGAGCCTCCTGCCCATCAAATGAAGTCACTCAAAAGCAGCGCGCCAAGTTCATTAGATG GCTCAACTTTGCGCTCTCCACTAGCAGCACCACCTCTTTTGTCTTCCTCGCCGTCCCCAGACCAAAGAAGCCCGGTCCAAAATGCACCGAGCCCCATATCTCAGCCCAATG GGTCTATTTTACAACCTCCACTTGCATCACCACCTTTGTCTGCTTTGCCGCCTCCGAAGACTACTGAACTTGTACCATTGTTGTCACCAAGTAATCCTAGTTCATTCTTTCCACACCTGTTGGCGCCTCCACCAATGAGTACTGAAAGAGGGGTTTTGGCTCCCCCACCAAGCAAATCTCCTGAGAAGGCACCGGTACATGTAACTCCTGCAGTCTCTGTAGCTCCTG CTCCTACTTTAACACCTAGAAAACATTCACCTGCACAGTCACCAGTAGACAATGCTAGTATTCCTGCAACTTCCCCACCAGCTGGACACCAAAGAAATGATTCAGCAGGCCATAGTCCCGTCCCTGAAGCAAGTGTCCCAA CGCCATTTCCATCTCCACCGAGAAAAATAGGACAGAGTCCACCAGCAGAACATCCTGTGATGCCTCATATCGCACCACCTGTACCACCTG TGCCAGCAGCGTCTCCATCAAATGAGGGGACACAAAATTCTCCGTCAGTCCACCCACATGCACCTGAAGAATCTCCATCCATAGAAGCAG GTCATCACATGTCTCCCGCATTACCTCCACTGAAGGAAAGAGACAAGATGCCTGCTGCTCCACCCTCAAATAATGCAGCCACTGATCTATCTCCTGCGAAACATCCACCTAAAG GTTCTTTTGATGCTGTATCTCCTTCAGTGCACAAAGCTGGCACTCCCGCTCCCTCACTTTTGCCCCCTCCAAGCGAAGGGCATCGTTCGCCTGCATCTTTACCTCCAGCTTCATTTGTTAACCATCGTCATACTAGGAAGGCCATACTACCTCCAAGCCATTCGCCTTTGCCTTCTACAG ATTCATCTGGCGGCGTAGCTCCTTCCCCACACAAAACCGGTCATATCTATGCCGATGCTCCCTTGCCTCCTCCTCCATTACCTTCCAGCACAGGGCATCCTATTTCTGCAAAGTCGCCCTTGCCCTCATCTAACATGCGTCGTGTAAGAGGGAACAAAATTAGCAGTCCTCCTCCTTTCTCCGACCATCGAGCTTCTTCTCCAG GTCCAGTTTCCGCTCCAGCTACACTTCCACAACATAAACAAAGACATAATACTTCTCCATCACCGAGTCCAG GCTCTTTGGTTTCTCCACCCCATTTCACCAATCCTCCTTCAAAGAGTGACTTACCGCTTGCACCTTCTCCGTCTCCAAGAACTGCATCTGGCCATCCCAAAA TTCCTCCTTCTAAGCCTCCATCGACAAATCTCATAGTGGCTCCTCCGCCTCCTATTCGGGCATTACCACCCCCACCTCCAAATCAAG ATTGTTCAACAACGACATGCATGGAGCCATACACCAATACTCCTCCTGGGTCCCCCTGTGGCTGCGTATGGCCTATGCAAGTCGGTCTGCGTCTCAGTGTTGCTCTTTATACTTTCTTCCCCTTGGTTTCGGAGTTGGCTGAAGAAATTGCTTCAGGGGTGTTTATGAAGCAAAGTCAAGTCCGCATAATGGGGGCGAATGCTGCCACTGAGCAGCCCGAGAAAACCATCGTGCTAATTGACTTGGTACCTCTGGGGGACGAATTTGATAATACTACTGCTTTCTTGACTTTCGAGAGATTTTGGCATAAGCAGATCTTCATAAACACTTCCTACTTTGGTGATTATGAAGTACTGTACGTGCGATATCCCG GATTACCTGCATCACCGCCTTTGCCCCCAGATGCTGCAATAATCGATGGTGGGCCCTATTCTGCCAATGACAATAATGCAAGAACAAATAAACCTCTCGGGGTAGATGTGCAGAGGGGGCAGCATAATCACGGGCTAAGTGGGGGTGCGGTTGCTATTATTGTCCTATCTGCCCTTGTTGCTGTTGTTTTATGCTCTGTTGCCGGTTGGATTTGGATAATGAAACACAGAGATCGAGTTTTTCGACCTGCGCCGACTCCCCAGGCCTTGTTACCGTCTGTTGCAAAGTCACCAG TTACGGCAGGGCCTATCCTCGGAAGTGGGCCGAGCTCTGCCTCGTTGTCATTTGGATCTAGCATACCAACTTATGCAGGGTCAGCTAGAACTTTAAGCGTGAGTGACATTGAAAGAGCTACTGATCATTTCAACGAGTCAAGAATACTTGGCGAAGGTGGCTTTGGGCGTGTATATAGTGGCATTCTTGAAGATGGGACCAAAGTAGCTGTGAAAGTTCTGAAGAGGGAGGATCAACAGGGTGGCCGGGAATTCTTAGCCGAAGTCGAGATGCTTAGCCGCTTACATCACAGGAATCTTGTCAAGCTGATTGGTATATGCACGGAGGAACGTGTCCGCTGCCTTGTGTACGAACTTATTCCGAATGGCAGTGTGGAATCTCATTTGCATG GAGTTGACAAGGAAGCTGCCCCACTAGATTGGGGCGCTAGGATGAAGATAGCGCTCGGTGCTGCTCGTGGTTTGGCCTATTTGCATGAGGACTCAAGCCCGCGTGTTATACATAGGGACTTCAAGGCCAGCAACATATTATTGGAACATGATTTTACGCCTAAAGTGTCGGATTTTGGTTTGGCTCGCACCGCTATGGATGAGGAAAATAGACACATCTCTACACGTGTCATGGGAACCTTCGG GTATGTTGCTCCCGAATATGCCATGACAGGGCATCTTCTCGTGAAAAGCGATGTCTACAGTTATGGAGTCGTACTCCTTGAGCTCCTGACAGGAAGAAAGCCGGTTGACATGTCACAGCCACCTGGTCAAGAGAACCTAGTTGCCTGGGCTCGTCCGCTACTCACTAGCAGAGAAGGGCTAGAAGCAATTCTAGACCCATGTCTTGGACCTACCGTCCCCTTTGATAGCGTGGCCAAAGTGGCGGCGATCGCTTCGATGTGCGTGCAGCCGGAGGTATCACACCGTCCTTTCATGGGTGAGGTCGTGCAGGCGCTAAAACTAGTATGTAATGAGTGCGAGTGTGGTGAGGCTAGAGAGGCCGGTTCCAGAAGTTATAGCCGAGAAGATTTGTCCATTGACTTGGATCCCAAGGCTGGTGCTGGCTCTGGACCGTCACAGCATCCTCTACATGGCAGATACTCGGATCCAGACTACGATTCTGTCAGTAATAGTGAGCGAGGAGTGTCGGTTTCGGATTTTCTCGGCACAGCAGGGTACACAAGGCCCATCTCAATTTCATTTCGGAGGTATTCGAGCTCGGGTTCTTTAAGAGTGGGAAGAGGAAGGCATTTTTGGGAGAGACTGAGGAGATTGTCCGGAGGCAGCGCGAGTGAACACGGCGGCACCTTTTTGGGTTTATGGCCAGGTTCCAACTGA
- the LOC115749141 gene encoding receptor-like serine/threonine-protein kinase ALE2 isoform X3 — protein MGVVMQVIIAQLVQVCIITFASAVQGSAGYNISPSTDNFSAHQMKSLKSSAPSSLDGSTLRSPLAAPPLLSSSPSPDQRSPVQNAPSPISQPNGSILQPPLASPPLSALPPPKTTELVPLLSPSNPSSFFPHLLAPPPMSTERGVLAPPPSKSPEKAPVHVTPAVSVAPAPTLTPRKHSPAQSPVDNASIPATSPPAGHQRNDSAGHSPVPEASVPTPFPSPPRKIGQSPPAEHPVMPHIAPPVPPVPAASPSNEGTQNSPSVHPHAPEESPSIEAGHHMSPALPPLKERDKMPAAPPSNNAATDLSPAKHPPKGSFDAVSPSVHKAGTPAPSLLPPPSEGHRSPASLPPASFVNHRHTRKAILPPSHSPLPSTDSSGGVAPSPHKTGHIYADAPLPPPPLPSSTGHPISAKSPLPSSNMRRVRGNKISSPPPFSDHRASSPGPVSAPATLPQHKQRHNTSPSPSPGSLVSPPHFTNPPSKSDLPLAPSPSPRTASGHPKIPPSKPPSTNLIVAPPPPIRALPPPPPNQDCSTTTCMEPYTNTPPGSPCGCVWPMQVGLRLSVALYTFFPLVSELAEEIASGVFMKQSQVRIMGANAATEQPEKTIVLIDLVPLGDEFDNTTAFLTFERFWHKQIFINTSYFGDYEVLYVRYPGLPASPPLPPDAAIIDGGPYSANDNNARTNKPLGVDVQRGQHNHGLSGGAVAIIVLSALVAVVLCSVAGWIWIMKHRDRVFRPAPTPQALLPSVAKSPVTAGPILGSGPSSASLSFGSSIPTYAGSARTLSVSDIERATDHFNESRILGEGGFGRVYSGILEDGTKVAVKVLKREDQQGGREFLAEVEMLSRLHHRNLVKLIGICTEERVRCLVYELIPNGSVESHLHGVDKEAAPLDWGARMKIALGAARGLAYLHEDSSPRVIHRDFKASNILLEHDFTPKVSDFGLARTAMDEENRHISTRVMGTFGYVAPEYAMTGHLLVKSDVYSYGVVLLELLTGRKPVDMSQPPGQENLVAWARPLLTSREGLEAILDPCLGPTVPFDSVAKVAAIASMCVQPEVSHRPFMGEVVQALKLVCNECECGEAREAGSRSYSREDLSIDLDPKAGAGSGPSQHPLHGRYSDPDYDSVSNSERGVSVSDFLGTAGYTRPISISFRRYSSSGSLRVGRGRHFWERLRRLSGGSASEHGGTFLGLWPGSN, from the exons ATGGGGGTGGTGATGCAAGTGATCATTGCCCAGCTGGTTCAAGTCTGTATCATCACCTTTGCTTCAGCTGTTCAGGGATCTGCAG GGTACAACATATCTCCATCTACTGATAATTTCT CTGCCCATCAAATGAAGTCACTCAAAAGCAGCGCGCCAAGTTCATTAGATG GCTCAACTTTGCGCTCTCCACTAGCAGCACCACCTCTTTTGTCTTCCTCGCCGTCCCCAGACCAAAGAAGCCCGGTCCAAAATGCACCGAGCCCCATATCTCAGCCCAATG GGTCTATTTTACAACCTCCACTTGCATCACCACCTTTGTCTGCTTTGCCGCCTCCGAAGACTACTGAACTTGTACCATTGTTGTCACCAAGTAATCCTAGTTCATTCTTTCCACACCTGTTGGCGCCTCCACCAATGAGTACTGAAAGAGGGGTTTTGGCTCCCCCACCAAGCAAATCTCCTGAGAAGGCACCGGTACATGTAACTCCTGCAGTCTCTGTAGCTCCTG CTCCTACTTTAACACCTAGAAAACATTCACCTGCACAGTCACCAGTAGACAATGCTAGTATTCCTGCAACTTCCCCACCAGCTGGACACCAAAGAAATGATTCAGCAGGCCATAGTCCCGTCCCTGAAGCAAGTGTCCCAA CGCCATTTCCATCTCCACCGAGAAAAATAGGACAGAGTCCACCAGCAGAACATCCTGTGATGCCTCATATCGCACCACCTGTACCACCTG TGCCAGCAGCGTCTCCATCAAATGAGGGGACACAAAATTCTCCGTCAGTCCACCCACATGCACCTGAAGAATCTCCATCCATAGAAGCAG GTCATCACATGTCTCCCGCATTACCTCCACTGAAGGAAAGAGACAAGATGCCTGCTGCTCCACCCTCAAATAATGCAGCCACTGATCTATCTCCTGCGAAACATCCACCTAAAG GTTCTTTTGATGCTGTATCTCCTTCAGTGCACAAAGCTGGCACTCCCGCTCCCTCACTTTTGCCCCCTCCAAGCGAAGGGCATCGTTCGCCTGCATCTTTACCTCCAGCTTCATTTGTTAACCATCGTCATACTAGGAAGGCCATACTACCTCCAAGCCATTCGCCTTTGCCTTCTACAG ATTCATCTGGCGGCGTAGCTCCTTCCCCACACAAAACCGGTCATATCTATGCCGATGCTCCCTTGCCTCCTCCTCCATTACCTTCCAGCACAGGGCATCCTATTTCTGCAAAGTCGCCCTTGCCCTCATCTAACATGCGTCGTGTAAGAGGGAACAAAATTAGCAGTCCTCCTCCTTTCTCCGACCATCGAGCTTCTTCTCCAG GTCCAGTTTCCGCTCCAGCTACACTTCCACAACATAAACAAAGACATAATACTTCTCCATCACCGAGTCCAG GCTCTTTGGTTTCTCCACCCCATTTCACCAATCCTCCTTCAAAGAGTGACTTACCGCTTGCACCTTCTCCGTCTCCAAGAACTGCATCTGGCCATCCCAAAA TTCCTCCTTCTAAGCCTCCATCGACAAATCTCATAGTGGCTCCTCCGCCTCCTATTCGGGCATTACCACCCCCACCTCCAAATCAAG ATTGTTCAACAACGACATGCATGGAGCCATACACCAATACTCCTCCTGGGTCCCCCTGTGGCTGCGTATGGCCTATGCAAGTCGGTCTGCGTCTCAGTGTTGCTCTTTATACTTTCTTCCCCTTGGTTTCGGAGTTGGCTGAAGAAATTGCTTCAGGGGTGTTTATGAAGCAAAGTCAAGTCCGCATAATGGGGGCGAATGCTGCCACTGAGCAGCCCGAGAAAACCATCGTGCTAATTGACTTGGTACCTCTGGGGGACGAATTTGATAATACTACTGCTTTCTTGACTTTCGAGAGATTTTGGCATAAGCAGATCTTCATAAACACTTCCTACTTTGGTGATTATGAAGTACTGTACGTGCGATATCCCG GATTACCTGCATCACCGCCTTTGCCCCCAGATGCTGCAATAATCGATGGTGGGCCCTATTCTGCCAATGACAATAATGCAAGAACAAATAAACCTCTCGGGGTAGATGTGCAGAGGGGGCAGCATAATCACGGGCTAAGTGGGGGTGCGGTTGCTATTATTGTCCTATCTGCCCTTGTTGCTGTTGTTTTATGCTCTGTTGCCGGTTGGATTTGGATAATGAAACACAGAGATCGAGTTTTTCGACCTGCGCCGACTCCCCAGGCCTTGTTACCGTCTGTTGCAAAGTCACCAG TTACGGCAGGGCCTATCCTCGGAAGTGGGCCGAGCTCTGCCTCGTTGTCATTTGGATCTAGCATACCAACTTATGCAGGGTCAGCTAGAACTTTAAGCGTGAGTGACATTGAAAGAGCTACTGATCATTTCAACGAGTCAAGAATACTTGGCGAAGGTGGCTTTGGGCGTGTATATAGTGGCATTCTTGAAGATGGGACCAAAGTAGCTGTGAAAGTTCTGAAGAGGGAGGATCAACAGGGTGGCCGGGAATTCTTAGCCGAAGTCGAGATGCTTAGCCGCTTACATCACAGGAATCTTGTCAAGCTGATTGGTATATGCACGGAGGAACGTGTCCGCTGCCTTGTGTACGAACTTATTCCGAATGGCAGTGTGGAATCTCATTTGCATG GAGTTGACAAGGAAGCTGCCCCACTAGATTGGGGCGCTAGGATGAAGATAGCGCTCGGTGCTGCTCGTGGTTTGGCCTATTTGCATGAGGACTCAAGCCCGCGTGTTATACATAGGGACTTCAAGGCCAGCAACATATTATTGGAACATGATTTTACGCCTAAAGTGTCGGATTTTGGTTTGGCTCGCACCGCTATGGATGAGGAAAATAGACACATCTCTACACGTGTCATGGGAACCTTCGG GTATGTTGCTCCCGAATATGCCATGACAGGGCATCTTCTCGTGAAAAGCGATGTCTACAGTTATGGAGTCGTACTCCTTGAGCTCCTGACAGGAAGAAAGCCGGTTGACATGTCACAGCCACCTGGTCAAGAGAACCTAGTTGCCTGGGCTCGTCCGCTACTCACTAGCAGAGAAGGGCTAGAAGCAATTCTAGACCCATGTCTTGGACCTACCGTCCCCTTTGATAGCGTGGCCAAAGTGGCGGCGATCGCTTCGATGTGCGTGCAGCCGGAGGTATCACACCGTCCTTTCATGGGTGAGGTCGTGCAGGCGCTAAAACTAGTATGTAATGAGTGCGAGTGTGGTGAGGCTAGAGAGGCCGGTTCCAGAAGTTATAGCCGAGAAGATTTGTCCATTGACTTGGATCCCAAGGCTGGTGCTGGCTCTGGACCGTCACAGCATCCTCTACATGGCAGATACTCGGATCCAGACTACGATTCTGTCAGTAATAGTGAGCGAGGAGTGTCGGTTTCGGATTTTCTCGGCACAGCAGGGTACACAAGGCCCATCTCAATTTCATTTCGGAGGTATTCGAGCTCGGGTTCTTTAAGAGTGGGAAGAGGAAGGCATTTTTGGGAGAGACTGAGGAGATTGTCCGGAGGCAGCGCGAGTGAACACGGCGGCACCTTTTTGGGTTTATGGCCAGGTTCCAACTGA
- the LOC115749141 gene encoding receptor-like serine/threonine-protein kinase ALE2 isoform X5, with amino-acid sequence MGVVMQVIIAQLVQVCIITFASAVQGSAGSTLRSPLAAPPLLSSSPSPDQRSPVQNAPSPISQPNGSILQPPLASPPLSALPPPKTTELVPLLSPSNPSSFFPHLLAPPPMSTERGVLAPPPSKSPEKAPVHVTPAVSVAPAPTLTPRKHSPAQSPVDNASIPATSPPAGHQRNDSAGHSPVPEASVPTPFPSPPRKIGQSPPAEHPVMPHIAPPVPPVPAASPSNEGTQNSPSVHPHAPEESPSIEAGHHMSPALPPLKERDKMPAAPPSNNAATDLSPAKHPPKGSFDAVSPSVHKAGTPAPSLLPPPSEGHRSPASLPPASFVNHRHTRKAILPPSHSPLPSTDSSGGVAPSPHKTGHIYADAPLPPPPLPSSTGHPISAKSPLPSSNMRRVRGNKISSPPPFSDHRASSPGPVSAPATLPQHKQRHNTSPSPSPGSLVSPPHFTNPPSKSDLPLAPSPSPRTASGHPKIPPSKPPSTNLIVAPPPPIRALPPPPPNQDCSTTTCMEPYTNTPPGSPCGCVWPMQVGLRLSVALYTFFPLVSELAEEIASGVFMKQSQVRIMGANAATEQPEKTIVLIDLVPLGDEFDNTTAFLTFERFWHKQIFINTSYFGDYEVLYVRYPGLPASPPLPPDAAIIDGGPYSANDNNARTNKPLGVDVQRGQHNHGLSGGAVAIIVLSALVAVVLCSVAGWIWIMKHRDRVFRPAPTPQALLPSVAKSPVTAGPILGSGPSSASLSFGSSIPTYAGSARTLSVSDIERATDHFNESRILGEGGFGRVYSGILEDGTKVAVKVLKREDQQGGREFLAEVEMLSRLHHRNLVKLIGICTEERVRCLVYELIPNGSVESHLHGVDKEAAPLDWGARMKIALGAARGLAYLHEDSSPRVIHRDFKASNILLEHDFTPKVSDFGLARTAMDEENRHISTRVMGTFGYVAPEYAMTGHLLVKSDVYSYGVVLLELLTGRKPVDMSQPPGQENLVAWARPLLTSREGLEAILDPCLGPTVPFDSVAKVAAIASMCVQPEVSHRPFMGEVVQALKLVCNECECGEAREAGSRSYSREDLSIDLDPKAGAGSGPSQHPLHGRYSDPDYDSVSNSERGVSVSDFLGTAGYTRPISISFRRYSSSGSLRVGRGRHFWERLRRLSGGSASEHGGTFLGLWPGSN; translated from the exons ATGGGGGTGGTGATGCAAGTGATCATTGCCCAGCTGGTTCAAGTCTGTATCATCACCTTTGCTTCAGCTGTTCAGGGATCTGCAG GCTCAACTTTGCGCTCTCCACTAGCAGCACCACCTCTTTTGTCTTCCTCGCCGTCCCCAGACCAAAGAAGCCCGGTCCAAAATGCACCGAGCCCCATATCTCAGCCCAATG GGTCTATTTTACAACCTCCACTTGCATCACCACCTTTGTCTGCTTTGCCGCCTCCGAAGACTACTGAACTTGTACCATTGTTGTCACCAAGTAATCCTAGTTCATTCTTTCCACACCTGTTGGCGCCTCCACCAATGAGTACTGAAAGAGGGGTTTTGGCTCCCCCACCAAGCAAATCTCCTGAGAAGGCACCGGTACATGTAACTCCTGCAGTCTCTGTAGCTCCTG CTCCTACTTTAACACCTAGAAAACATTCACCTGCACAGTCACCAGTAGACAATGCTAGTATTCCTGCAACTTCCCCACCAGCTGGACACCAAAGAAATGATTCAGCAGGCCATAGTCCCGTCCCTGAAGCAAGTGTCCCAA CGCCATTTCCATCTCCACCGAGAAAAATAGGACAGAGTCCACCAGCAGAACATCCTGTGATGCCTCATATCGCACCACCTGTACCACCTG TGCCAGCAGCGTCTCCATCAAATGAGGGGACACAAAATTCTCCGTCAGTCCACCCACATGCACCTGAAGAATCTCCATCCATAGAAGCAG GTCATCACATGTCTCCCGCATTACCTCCACTGAAGGAAAGAGACAAGATGCCTGCTGCTCCACCCTCAAATAATGCAGCCACTGATCTATCTCCTGCGAAACATCCACCTAAAG GTTCTTTTGATGCTGTATCTCCTTCAGTGCACAAAGCTGGCACTCCCGCTCCCTCACTTTTGCCCCCTCCAAGCGAAGGGCATCGTTCGCCTGCATCTTTACCTCCAGCTTCATTTGTTAACCATCGTCATACTAGGAAGGCCATACTACCTCCAAGCCATTCGCCTTTGCCTTCTACAG ATTCATCTGGCGGCGTAGCTCCTTCCCCACACAAAACCGGTCATATCTATGCCGATGCTCCCTTGCCTCCTCCTCCATTACCTTCCAGCACAGGGCATCCTATTTCTGCAAAGTCGCCCTTGCCCTCATCTAACATGCGTCGTGTAAGAGGGAACAAAATTAGCAGTCCTCCTCCTTTCTCCGACCATCGAGCTTCTTCTCCAG GTCCAGTTTCCGCTCCAGCTACACTTCCACAACATAAACAAAGACATAATACTTCTCCATCACCGAGTCCAG GCTCTTTGGTTTCTCCACCCCATTTCACCAATCCTCCTTCAAAGAGTGACTTACCGCTTGCACCTTCTCCGTCTCCAAGAACTGCATCTGGCCATCCCAAAA TTCCTCCTTCTAAGCCTCCATCGACAAATCTCATAGTGGCTCCTCCGCCTCCTATTCGGGCATTACCACCCCCACCTCCAAATCAAG ATTGTTCAACAACGACATGCATGGAGCCATACACCAATACTCCTCCTGGGTCCCCCTGTGGCTGCGTATGGCCTATGCAAGTCGGTCTGCGTCTCAGTGTTGCTCTTTATACTTTCTTCCCCTTGGTTTCGGAGTTGGCTGAAGAAATTGCTTCAGGGGTGTTTATGAAGCAAAGTCAAGTCCGCATAATGGGGGCGAATGCTGCCACTGAGCAGCCCGAGAAAACCATCGTGCTAATTGACTTGGTACCTCTGGGGGACGAATTTGATAATACTACTGCTTTCTTGACTTTCGAGAGATTTTGGCATAAGCAGATCTTCATAAACACTTCCTACTTTGGTGATTATGAAGTACTGTACGTGCGATATCCCG GATTACCTGCATCACCGCCTTTGCCCCCAGATGCTGCAATAATCGATGGTGGGCCCTATTCTGCCAATGACAATAATGCAAGAACAAATAAACCTCTCGGGGTAGATGTGCAGAGGGGGCAGCATAATCACGGGCTAAGTGGGGGTGCGGTTGCTATTATTGTCCTATCTGCCCTTGTTGCTGTTGTTTTATGCTCTGTTGCCGGTTGGATTTGGATAATGAAACACAGAGATCGAGTTTTTCGACCTGCGCCGACTCCCCAGGCCTTGTTACCGTCTGTTGCAAAGTCACCAG TTACGGCAGGGCCTATCCTCGGAAGTGGGCCGAGCTCTGCCTCGTTGTCATTTGGATCTAGCATACCAACTTATGCAGGGTCAGCTAGAACTTTAAGCGTGAGTGACATTGAAAGAGCTACTGATCATTTCAACGAGTCAAGAATACTTGGCGAAGGTGGCTTTGGGCGTGTATATAGTGGCATTCTTGAAGATGGGACCAAAGTAGCTGTGAAAGTTCTGAAGAGGGAGGATCAACAGGGTGGCCGGGAATTCTTAGCCGAAGTCGAGATGCTTAGCCGCTTACATCACAGGAATCTTGTCAAGCTGATTGGTATATGCACGGAGGAACGTGTCCGCTGCCTTGTGTACGAACTTATTCCGAATGGCAGTGTGGAATCTCATTTGCATG GAGTTGACAAGGAAGCTGCCCCACTAGATTGGGGCGCTAGGATGAAGATAGCGCTCGGTGCTGCTCGTGGTTTGGCCTATTTGCATGAGGACTCAAGCCCGCGTGTTATACATAGGGACTTCAAGGCCAGCAACATATTATTGGAACATGATTTTACGCCTAAAGTGTCGGATTTTGGTTTGGCTCGCACCGCTATGGATGAGGAAAATAGACACATCTCTACACGTGTCATGGGAACCTTCGG GTATGTTGCTCCCGAATATGCCATGACAGGGCATCTTCTCGTGAAAAGCGATGTCTACAGTTATGGAGTCGTACTCCTTGAGCTCCTGACAGGAAGAAAGCCGGTTGACATGTCACAGCCACCTGGTCAAGAGAACCTAGTTGCCTGGGCTCGTCCGCTACTCACTAGCAGAGAAGGGCTAGAAGCAATTCTAGACCCATGTCTTGGACCTACCGTCCCCTTTGATAGCGTGGCCAAAGTGGCGGCGATCGCTTCGATGTGCGTGCAGCCGGAGGTATCACACCGTCCTTTCATGGGTGAGGTCGTGCAGGCGCTAAAACTAGTATGTAATGAGTGCGAGTGTGGTGAGGCTAGAGAGGCCGGTTCCAGAAGTTATAGCCGAGAAGATTTGTCCATTGACTTGGATCCCAAGGCTGGTGCTGGCTCTGGACCGTCACAGCATCCTCTACATGGCAGATACTCGGATCCAGACTACGATTCTGTCAGTAATAGTGAGCGAGGAGTGTCGGTTTCGGATTTTCTCGGCACAGCAGGGTACACAAGGCCCATCTCAATTTCATTTCGGAGGTATTCGAGCTCGGGTTCTTTAAGAGTGGGAAGAGGAAGGCATTTTTGGGAGAGACTGAGGAGATTGTCCGGAGGCAGCGCGAGTGAACACGGCGGCACCTTTTTGGGTTTATGGCCAGGTTCCAACTGA